In the genome of Gordonia rubripertincta, one region contains:
- a CDS encoding protein kinase domain-containing protein gives MTDPSSRAGTTLGPYRIDRLLGRGGMGEVYEAYDTGKERRVALKVLPPHLVHDKDFRERFERESKTAAKLSDPHVIPIHDWGETDGVLFIDMRLVDGQDLRKVLGSGPLPPDRAVRILGQVAAALDAAHRDGLVHRDIKPDNILVDADDFAYLVDFGIAQGTTDSRLTQVGTALGTLAYMAPERFGDEPAGPGSDNYALACVLYECVTGQTPFPAKTDQGLMTAHITKPPPQTGGPLDPVIARGLAKDPAQRFPSARELIHAASEALAGRASTSATRPQTPPAEQAPPTVVPQPIPPAGLHPRPHAPLPPQSPPPAAHPTPGGSMASDPTMVRGLGSGPNVHGSPHAPSPAGGYGPPPGASGPQGFSGPQFHSGPSRSGPQSHSGPRSYSGPQAFSGPQAYSGAQSFSGPNQWGGTPTPPPRKSNTSRNIAIAIGVGVVVIALAVTGIVVALSRGGDDPPDPDTSNQAMPAGTVACNYPARTVVGGITQPAPASTQPNTGSVDAQIPIAAQGTITMTLNRAEAPCNVGAMVSLIKSGFYDGSKCHRASAKYLICGSSGGKEGTNPGWTSPDELPRDLPSAGTDSNGIPQVTYPRGAVGILDLPDDEGATGSTTFFMLADDTDLPLTYSIVGTMDPSGLAVLDKIVAGGFTPAKPGAQSGPPNQNLLIQKATVSE, from the coding sequence GGACTTCCGCGAACGGTTCGAGCGCGAGTCGAAGACCGCGGCGAAACTGTCCGATCCGCACGTCATCCCGATCCACGATTGGGGTGAGACGGACGGCGTCCTGTTCATCGACATGCGCCTCGTCGACGGCCAGGATCTGCGCAAGGTACTCGGTTCCGGCCCCCTCCCACCGGATCGGGCGGTCCGCATCCTGGGCCAGGTCGCGGCGGCACTCGACGCCGCGCACCGCGACGGTCTCGTCCACCGCGACATCAAACCCGACAACATCCTCGTCGACGCCGACGACTTCGCCTACCTCGTCGATTTCGGTATCGCCCAGGGCACCACCGACAGTCGCCTGACGCAGGTGGGAACCGCGCTCGGCACGCTGGCCTACATGGCACCGGAGCGGTTCGGCGACGAGCCGGCCGGCCCGGGTTCGGACAACTACGCCCTCGCCTGCGTGCTCTACGAGTGCGTCACCGGCCAGACCCCGTTCCCGGCGAAGACCGATCAGGGCCTGATGACGGCGCACATCACCAAGCCCCCACCGCAGACGGGCGGTCCGCTCGACCCGGTGATCGCACGCGGTCTCGCAAAGGACCCGGCGCAGCGTTTCCCGAGCGCGCGCGAACTCATCCACGCGGCCTCCGAAGCGCTGGCGGGCCGCGCATCGACGTCGGCAACCCGACCGCAGACACCTCCGGCCGAGCAGGCACCGCCGACGGTCGTGCCCCAGCCGATCCCACCCGCGGGCCTGCACCCGCGGCCCCACGCTCCGCTCCCGCCGCAGTCCCCACCGCCGGCTGCCCACCCGACGCCGGGCGGATCCATGGCATCCGACCCGACGATGGTCCGCGGTCTGGGTTCGGGCCCGAACGTCCACGGGTCGCCGCACGCTCCGAGCCCGGCCGGCGGATATGGTCCGCCGCCGGGAGCGTCCGGGCCGCAAGGATTCTCAGGACCCCAATTCCATTCGGGCCCTTCCCGTTCGGGGCCACAGTCCCACTCGGGGCCGCGATCATACTCAGGCCCCCAGGCGTTCTCAGGACCCCAGGCGTATTCGGGAGCCCAGTCATTCTCCGGGCCCAACCAGTGGGGCGGCACCCCGACTCCGCCTCCCCGAAAGTCGAACACCAGCCGCAACATCGCGATCGCCATCGGCGTGGGCGTGGTGGTGATCGCCCTCGCGGTTACGGGCATCGTCGTCGCACTGTCAAGGGGCGGGGATGATCCGCCGGACCCCGACACCTCGAACCAGGCGATGCCCGCCGGCACCGTCGCGTGCAACTACCCAGCGCGCACGGTCGTCGGCGGCATCACCCAACCGGCACCGGCGTCGACCCAGCCGAACACCGGCTCCGTGGACGCCCAGATCCCGATCGCCGCGCAGGGCACCATCACGATGACACTCAACCGGGCCGAGGCGCCGTGCAACGTCGGCGCGATGGTCTCGCTGATCAAGTCCGGGTTCTACGACGGCAGCAAGTGCCACCGGGCGTCGGCGAAGTACCTGATCTGTGGGTCGTCGGGCGGCAAGGAGGGCACCAACCCCGGTTGGACCAGCCCCGACGAACTCCCCCGGGACCTACCGTCGGCCGGCACCGACAGCAACGGGATCCCGCAGGTCACCTACCCGCGCGGCGCCGTCGGCATCCTCGATCTCCCCGATGACGAAGGCGCCACCGGCTCGACGACGTTTTTCATGCTCGCCGACGACACCGACCTCCCGCTCACCTACTCGATCGTCGGCACCATGGACCCGTCCGGGCTCGCCGTCCTGGACAAGATCGTCGCGGGAGGGTTCACCCCCGCCAAACCCGGCGCCCAGTCCGGACCGCCGAACCAGAACCTCCTGATCCAGAAGGCGACGGTCAGCGAGTAG